The nucleotide sequence TAAAAAATTACTCGTGAACTGTGTTGAACCGCTATCTCCCTTAATCAACCCAACTACGTCAAGAACTTCAATCGTAGCACTTGTTTTCTTTTTTGGATTAAAAATTTCTGTCAACTTATCAAGTCGTGCGTCTGGAACTTTTATAATCGACTGGTGGGTTTCTGCTTTTGCCATGGCGGATGCATCAAGATGACTTTTTGTTATGGTCTGAAATAAAGTTGATTTTCCGGACTGTGGTAATCCTACTATTCCTATTTGCATTTATTCTTCTTTTTCAAATGATTTTATATATCAAATATAACGAACTCATTTTTATTATATTTTTTTTTAATTTAAGGAATAATTATCAATCATTTTTTGAAAGAGTAATGATGAAGCAAAACCTAATTACCCTGACGATTACAATTTTAACATTTATTGTTTTACAATCCTGCAGCACAGTTCCATTAACAGGAAGATCACAGCTTAATATGATACCAAGCAGCGAAATGCTCTCAATGAGCTTTCAACAATATGATCAGTTCTTAAAAGAAAATAAATTAAGCACGAATCAGACTGAAGTTAATTTAGTAAAAAATACAGGAGTAAAAATTCAGCATGCTGTTGAGAGATATATGAAAGAAAATAATTTATCTGACAGATTGAATGGGTACAAGTGGGAATTTAATCTTGTTAAAGACGATCAGGTAAATGCATGGTGTATGCCCGGTGGAAAAGTTGTTGTTTATACGGGGATTCTTCCTGTTACAAAAGACGAAGCTGGTTTGGCTGTAGTAATGGGTCACGAAATTGCCCATGCAATTGCTGAACACGGAAACGAAAGAATGAGTCAACAGTTATTACAGCAGGCTGGCGCGGTTGGTTTAATGGTAGCAATGAAAGAAGAGCCAGCACAAACACAGGCACTATGGCTTTCGGTTTATGGAGTTGGAACTACAGTAGGAATTATGCTTCCATACAGCAGAACTCAGGAAAGTGAAGCTGATCATCTCGGATTAATTTTTATGGCGATGGCTGGATACGATCCACACGCT is from Ignavibacteriota bacterium and encodes:
- a CDS encoding M48 family metallopeptidase, which produces MMKQNLITLTITILTFIVLQSCSTVPLTGRSQLNMIPSSEMLSMSFQQYDQFLKENKLSTNQTEVNLVKNTGVKIQHAVERYMKENNLSDRLNGYKWEFNLVKDDQVNAWCMPGGKVVVYTGILPVTKDEAGLAVVMGHEIAHAIAEHGNERMSQQLLQQAGAVGLMVAMKEEPAQTQALWLSVYGVGTTVGIMLPYSRTQESEADHLGLIFMAMAGYDPHAAPEFWKRMAASKQGGQPPEFLSTHPSDQTRINDITSWIPEAMKYYKK